In one window of Tumebacillus algifaecis DNA:
- the thiS gene encoding sulfur carrier protein ThiS gives MTLLINGQQREVEAVQTLADVVNHFGLNERIIIIEHNLNIVPRDQYAGTQVHDGDKIEIVHFVGGGY, from the coding sequence ATGACTTTGCTCATCAACGGACAACAGCGCGAAGTGGAAGCGGTGCAAACGCTGGCCGACGTGGTCAATCATTTTGGGCTCAACGAGCGGATCATCATCATTGAGCACAACCTGAACATCGTGCCTCGCGATCAATACGCTGGGACTCAGGTGCATGATGGCGATAAGATTGAGATCGTCCATTTTGTAGGCGGTGGCTATTAA
- a CDS encoding thiazole synthase: protein MADTLKIGSYEFSSRLLLGTGKFSDLDIQQQAVDASETEILTFAIRRLNIDNPNNPNFLERLDLKKYTLLPNTAGAQTAEEAVRIARLAKASGLCDMIKVEVIGDMRTLLPDPIGTLKATEQLVNEGFTVLPYTSDDPMLARHLVEVGAHAIMPGASPIGSGLGLLNPHYLSFIIEECAGKVPVIIDAGVGSAADVAAAMELGADAVLLNTAVAGAKDPVLMAEAMKLAILAGRKGYAAGRIPKKRYANASSPMEMMIE from the coding sequence ATGGCAGACACTTTGAAAATCGGTAGTTATGAGTTTTCCTCTCGCCTGTTGCTTGGGACAGGTAAATTCTCCGATCTTGACATCCAACAACAGGCGGTAGACGCATCGGAAACAGAAATTTTGACCTTTGCGATCCGTCGATTAAATATTGACAACCCGAACAATCCGAATTTTTTGGAGCGTCTCGACTTGAAAAAGTATACGTTGCTGCCAAACACCGCAGGTGCACAAACGGCAGAAGAAGCGGTGCGCATCGCACGCCTTGCTAAGGCATCCGGTCTGTGTGACATGATCAAAGTGGAAGTGATCGGCGACATGCGCACCTTGCTACCCGATCCGATCGGCACGCTGAAAGCGACCGAGCAATTGGTCAACGAAGGCTTCACCGTATTGCCGTACACGTCCGATGATCCGATGTTGGCGCGCCATCTGGTCGAAGTGGGCGCACATGCGATCATGCCAGGCGCTTCGCCGATCGGTTCCGGCCTTGGTCTGCTCAATCCGCACTACCTGTCATTTATCATCGAAGAGTGCGCTGGCAAAGTGCCGGTGATCATCGATGCGGGGGTTGGCTCTGCGGCCGATGTGGCGGCTGCGATGGAACTTGGCGCGGACGCTGTGCTGTTAAACACCGCCGTGGCTGGTGCGAAAGATCCGGTCTTGATGGCTGAAGCGATGAAATTAGCGATCCTTGCCGGACGCAAAGGCTACGCAGCTGGACGCATTCCGAAGAAGCGTTATGCTAACGCCTCTTCGCCGATGGAGATGATGATCGAGTAA
- a CDS encoding histidinol-phosphatase, with product MRTDYHVHTERGPYSVEWLEQFIETARRRGVGELGISEHGYRFKQTRSLFANEWTDKKRTEDLDQYMQMVLDARKAGHAVKFGIELDYIPGCEEAVREFLASYPFDYVIGSVHWLGDFGFDLLEYRTVWEERDIKEVYNEYFETLMKLAESRLFQIIGHPDVIKVFGHVPDDADFLQGWYSKLAAHFKRYDQCIEVSTAGLRKPVQKMYPAPDFLSACYAAGVPIALSSDAHRPEDVGADYDTAIAYIRSAGYAHLCTFENRVRTEVPLT from the coding sequence GTGAGAACCGATTATCATGTCCATACGGAACGCGGACCGTATTCCGTAGAGTGGCTGGAGCAGTTTATTGAGACTGCGCGGCGTCGCGGGGTCGGAGAGCTTGGCATTTCGGAGCACGGATATCGTTTCAAACAGACCCGTTCGCTTTTTGCTAATGAATGGACGGACAAAAAGCGGACGGAAGACCTTGATCAGTACATGCAGATGGTGCTGGATGCGCGCAAGGCGGGTCATGCGGTCAAGTTCGGCATTGAGCTTGATTACATCCCCGGTTGCGAGGAGGCGGTGCGTGAGTTCCTTGCCTCCTACCCGTTCGACTATGTGATCGGCTCGGTGCATTGGCTGGGCGATTTTGGGTTTGACCTGCTGGAATATCGCACCGTTTGGGAGGAACGAGACATCAAGGAAGTGTACAACGAATACTTTGAAACTTTGATGAAGCTGGCCGAATCGAGACTGTTTCAGATTATCGGGCACCCCGATGTGATCAAAGTGTTCGGACATGTTCCTGATGATGCCGACTTCCTGCAAGGCTGGTATAGCAAGTTGGCCGCCCATTTCAAGCGATATGACCAGTGTATCGAAGTCTCAACGGCCGGTCTGCGCAAACCGGTGCAGAAGATGTACCCGGCACCAGACTTCTTGAGCGCCTGCTATGCTGCGGGCGTGCCGATTGCACTCTCCTCAGATGCACACCGCCCCGAAGATGTCGGAGCCGATTATGACACGGCCATCGCCTATATTCGGTCGGCAGGATACGCTCATCTTTGCACATTTGAAAATCGAGTGCGTACGGAGGTACCGCTCACGTAA
- a CDS encoding helix-turn-helix domain-containing protein, with protein MNQAWKKRQSIQIGQNIRDRRKAIGLTQSHLAAGLFSVQSISLIERGKLHVTPEILEVFASRLSCSVQDLMQMHDLQEEWLDELLQTARRLREINQSAEAIEVLHKLYTEALSKNNMLYLQESSYMLCLLYHSTAKYSTSTDWGREALRVFDPEPHLDRVLNTYITLSRNSYMVGKMWEAFDLLREAEHLVEDPSATTEAGNLYFSMALIKQMLQNWEGCIWYSEQALAQYEHLDEIIKIGRTLMMMGTAYKNQGRVNIARRHIERSIRILSQTTDVRSLARCYHNLGEVEIKVGSHEKARKYFLRSLKLKRQSNDTPSIQNTLHALAKVEMKNGNLEEARNILQDCLRRAEQMNNPLQLAVTKRHLGDLSLMQNQEEEFVHFYKQAIEAFEKLEFSTELAEAAEKLGDYYIEKGRERLAVSYVRLANQHYRKLLKKS; from the coding sequence ATGAATCAGGCTTGGAAGAAACGGCAATCCATTCAAATTGGTCAGAATATTCGTGATCGTCGTAAGGCGATTGGATTGACCCAGTCACATCTGGCTGCAGGTCTCTTTTCTGTACAGTCGATCTCCTTGATCGAGCGAGGCAAATTACATGTCACGCCGGAAATCTTGGAGGTCTTTGCCTCGCGCTTGAGTTGCAGCGTACAAGACCTGATGCAAATGCACGACCTCCAAGAAGAGTGGTTGGACGAGCTTCTTCAAACGGCACGCCGCCTTCGCGAGATTAATCAATCGGCAGAGGCGATAGAAGTCCTGCATAAGCTCTATACGGAAGCGCTTTCGAAGAACAACATGCTCTATTTACAGGAAAGTTCCTACATGCTTTGCCTCCTTTACCACTCAACTGCCAAATACAGCACATCGACAGACTGGGGACGAGAAGCGTTGCGCGTTTTCGACCCCGAGCCGCATCTGGATCGTGTACTCAACACCTACATCACGTTAAGCCGCAACTCCTATATGGTCGGCAAGATGTGGGAAGCTTTCGACTTGCTCCGGGAAGCGGAACATCTTGTAGAAGATCCATCCGCAACGACCGAAGCGGGCAATCTCTATTTCAGCATGGCGCTGATCAAGCAAATGCTGCAAAACTGGGAAGGCTGCATCTGGTATTCAGAACAAGCCCTCGCGCAGTACGAACATCTCGACGAAATCATCAAGATCGGACGAACCTTGATGATGATGGGAACTGCGTATAAAAATCAAGGCCGTGTCAACATCGCCAGGCGACACATCGAACGCTCCATTCGCATCCTGAGCCAGACCACCGATGTCCGATCCTTGGCTCGCTGCTATCACAATCTCGGAGAAGTAGAGATCAAGGTCGGCAGTCATGAAAAAGCACGCAAGTATTTTTTGCGCTCACTCAAGTTGAAACGGCAATCGAACGACACCCCCAGTATTCAGAACACTTTGCATGCCCTAGCCAAAGTCGAAATGAAAAACGGCAACCTTGAAGAGGCGCGAAACATCCTCCAAGATTGCCTAAGACGTGCCGAACAGATGAATAATCCCCTGCAATTGGCTGTCACCAAGCGTCATTTGGGTGACCTTTCCCTGATGCAAAATCAAGAAGAAGAATTTGTTCACTTTTACAAACAAGCGATCGAAGCGTTTGAAAAACTGGAGTTTTCCACCGAATTGGCCGAAGCTGCGGAGAAGTTGGGGGATTATTACATCGAAAAAGGGAGGGAACGGCTGGCTGTCTCCTATGTGCGTCTGGCAAATCAGCATTACCGAAAACTGCTTAAAAAATCGTAG
- a CDS encoding helix-turn-helix domain-containing protein, producing the protein MSDLTIGMQLKKIRKQTGLSVKELADRAGVSQSYIYAIESGNRGANATKLSSIAHALGIPVADLYDVWSL; encoded by the coding sequence ATGAGTGATTTGACAATCGGGATGCAACTAAAAAAGATCAGAAAACAAACGGGTTTGTCGGTAAAAGAACTGGCTGATCGTGCAGGAGTTTCACAATCATACATCTATGCGATTGAGTCGGGAAACCGTGGCGCAAACGCTACCAAGCTGTCGAGCATCGCCCACGCGTTGGGAATTCCGGTTGCCGACCTGTATGATGTGTGGAGTCTCTAA
- a CDS encoding MBL fold metallo-hydrolase, whose translation MNIKIHTFVLGMFQENCYLLVDEATNQAVIVDPGQDPDEVIAAIKGLDVVGIWITHAHLDHIAGLREVKAAAPNAKVMIHEVEKDWLTDPLLNGSARYPDYIDPIDGPGADVLLKHGDSVTLGEHKMEVRFAPGHSPGHVVFVGDGFVLAGDTLFNNGIGRTDLPGGDTAQLIQSIREQLYTLPEDTTVYSGHGPTTTIGRERQSNWAVNDKSDLLSGGPNVQWT comes from the coding sequence ATGAACATCAAAATACATACGTTTGTGCTAGGGATGTTTCAGGAAAATTGCTATCTGCTGGTCGATGAAGCAACCAATCAGGCGGTGATCGTTGACCCAGGGCAGGACCCTGACGAAGTGATCGCAGCGATCAAAGGGTTGGATGTGGTTGGCATTTGGATCACGCATGCGCATCTGGATCACATCGCGGGACTGCGCGAAGTCAAGGCGGCGGCACCGAATGCAAAGGTGATGATCCATGAAGTGGAGAAGGACTGGCTGACCGATCCGCTGTTGAACGGTTCGGCGCGCTATCCGGACTATATCGACCCGATCGATGGGCCGGGCGCAGACGTGCTGCTAAAACACGGTGATTCGGTGACCCTCGGTGAGCACAAAATGGAAGTCCGTTTCGCACCAGGGCATTCTCCGGGCCATGTCGTCTTCGTCGGCGATGGATTCGTGCTGGCTGGCGATACCCTGTTTAACAACGGGATTGGTCGCACCGATCTGCCCGGCGGTGATACCGCGCAGTTGATCCAAAGCATCCGTGAGCAGCTTTATACGCTTCCAGAAGACACCACCGTCTACTCCGGCCATGGTCCTACCACCACGATCGGCCGCGAACGCCAATCGAACTGGGCGGTCAATGACAAAAGCGACCTGCTCTCCGGCGGGCCGAATGTACAATGGACGTAA
- a CDS encoding capping complex subunit for YIEGIA encodes MEKRSRDILAVIALDKDQLAGGKAQAFLADSKEACQSLSAELAQALRGEVISLSNGVFLVVDF; translated from the coding sequence TTGGAAAAACGTTCCCGTGACATTCTTGCTGTGATCGCACTCGACAAGGATCAACTTGCCGGTGGCAAAGCGCAAGCCTTCCTCGCCGACTCCAAGGAAGCCTGTCAATCGTTATCCGCCGAGCTCGCCCAAGCGTTGCGCGGTGAAGTGATCTCCCTCTCCAACGGAGTCTTTCTGGTTGTCGATTTCTGA
- a CDS encoding YIEGIA domain-containing protein, translated as MAQGLLSAEHLTMISTGFVVGTLARLLTLKEDYRQYPSYPNGFVLHLVTGAVAAAIGAVALPSLLTQNFVGVSFLALAIQQFRDVRRMEKASLHELETSEFTARGTAYIDGIAKTFEARNYLSLLSAFLCVLTMLLVPGHRPLLDLPAGVAVGFATLWLLRRYTKGKAVGDIADIRIATISFEQDKLFVDDIPVQNVGLPEARERFEKEGLAVMITPHDADGQIILANYGQRQAIVHEAARTLGLKRYHCMRRDFDTGRICFALIPIRRDAGALLQLVAQVPLLESTKKSTRLRNPQLLPTKKGE; from the coding sequence TTGGCACAGGGCCTGTTATCTGCGGAGCATTTGACGATGATCTCGACCGGCTTTGTCGTCGGCACCTTGGCTCGGCTGTTGACTCTGAAAGAAGATTATCGGCAGTATCCCAGCTATCCGAACGGATTTGTGCTCCATCTTGTGACGGGAGCGGTGGCTGCTGCTATCGGTGCGGTGGCGCTTCCGTCGCTGCTCACGCAAAACTTTGTCGGTGTTTCCTTTTTAGCGCTGGCCATACAGCAGTTCCGCGACGTGCGCAGGATGGAAAAAGCATCCTTGCACGAGCTCGAAACATCGGAGTTTACCGCCCGTGGGACTGCGTACATCGACGGGATTGCCAAAACGTTTGAGGCGCGCAACTACCTGTCTTTACTCAGCGCCTTTCTTTGCGTGCTGACGATGTTGCTCGTTCCCGGCCATCGTCCCCTGCTCGATCTACCAGCCGGAGTTGCGGTCGGTTTCGCGACACTCTGGCTCCTGCGCCGCTATACGAAAGGCAAAGCGGTCGGCGACATCGCGGACATCCGCATCGCCACCATTTCCTTTGAACAGGACAAGCTCTTTGTGGACGACATCCCCGTACAAAATGTCGGCCTGCCTGAGGCACGCGAACGTTTTGAAAAAGAGGGTCTGGCGGTGATGATCACACCGCACGATGCGGATGGGCAGATCATCCTTGCCAACTACGGGCAGCGTCAGGCGATCGTCCATGAAGCGGCGCGCACATTGGGATTGAAACGCTATCATTGCATGCGTCGCGATTTTGACACGGGGCGCATCTGCTTTGCGCTGATTCCGATTCGCCGCGATGCAGGCGCGCTGTTGCAACTTGTCGCGCAAGTACCACTGCTTGAATCGACGAAAAAAAGTACGCGGCTGCGCAATCCACAACTGTTACCCACCAAAAAAGGAGAATGA
- a CDS encoding SIR2 family NAD-dependent protein deacylase: METMWKRWAELSVRPTAITGAGISVPSGLPTAGKRWRNWTLKEMFTLEMYRSDPLTFYDCYRDMLLQWREAKPNPAHVALAEANVRIITQNLDGLHLKADSAEVLEIHGNLRELICEICFALYPSHVAEHNRMPKCPTCAKPLKPNIVLSGEDVRHIAEAADWVGQADLLLIVGTKLEMEPICSLPRIAKSNGVPIIHCNKKAEVLLPEVCRLLKT, from the coding sequence ATGGAAACGATGTGGAAACGGTGGGCGGAACTTTCTGTGCGTCCGACGGCGATCACTGGAGCGGGCATTTCCGTCCCCAGCGGACTGCCGACGGCGGGCAAAAGATGGCGTAACTGGACGTTGAAGGAGATGTTTACCCTTGAGATGTATCGCAGTGATCCATTGACCTTCTATGACTGTTACCGCGACATGCTCCTGCAATGGCGGGAAGCCAAGCCGAATCCCGCACATGTTGCGTTAGCCGAAGCGAACGTGCGGATCATCACTCAAAATTTGGACGGGCTGCATCTGAAAGCAGACAGTGCAGAAGTGTTGGAGATTCATGGCAACCTGCGCGAGTTGATCTGTGAAATTTGTTTCGCACTCTATCCATCCCATGTTGCTGAACACAATCGGATGCCGAAATGCCCGACCTGTGCCAAACCGCTCAAACCCAACATCGTCTTGTCCGGAGAGGACGTCCGCCACATCGCGGAGGCGGCCGATTGGGTGGGTCAAGCCGATCTGTTGTTGATCGTCGGAACGAAGCTTGAGATGGAGCCGATCTGCTCCTTGCCGAGGATTGCCAAGTCAAACGGGGTGCCGATCATCCACTGCAACAAAAAAGCGGAAGTGTTGTTGCCGGAAGTATGCAGATTGCTGAAAACATGA
- the glpK gene encoding glycerol kinase GlpK has translation MSDKKQRGYVVALDQGTTSSRAIVFNRNAQAVAADHLPLSQHYPAPGHVEHDALEIWDTQLLVLQNALQSAGISADEVAAIGITNQRETTVIWNKATGQPIHNAIVWQCRRTAGRCDELRLAGCADMIRAKTGLVLDAYFSATKAEWMLNASPELREQAERGELLFGTIDTWLIWKLTAGRLHITDVTNASRTMLFNIHSLDWDDELLALFGIPRAMLPEVRGSSEVYGKTCTGVLGVEVPIAGIAGDQQAALFGQGCFTQGMAKNTYGTGCFLLMNTGSKPTVSHQGLLTTIAWKVGDDVQYALEGSVFIAGAGVQWLRDELRIVEDAAESEQLAISVPDTGGVYIVPAFTGLGAPYWDAYARGSIFGLTRDTSRAHIARAMLEAIAYQTRDVLDAMQADAGLEITQLLVDGGATQNNFLMQFQADLLGAKVVRPQHHESTARGAAFLAGLAIGFWGSMEDLQRIGWEETAFLPQMEAAERELRYAGWKRAVERTGGWISP, from the coding sequence ATGTCGGACAAAAAGCAACGAGGCTATGTGGTGGCGCTCGATCAAGGCACAACTTCTTCGCGGGCGATTGTGTTTAACCGAAACGCCCAAGCGGTTGCAGCAGATCATCTTCCTCTTTCACAGCACTACCCAGCGCCTGGTCATGTCGAACATGATGCGCTCGAAATCTGGGACACGCAGTTGCTTGTATTGCAAAACGCCTTGCAATCTGCGGGCATCTCAGCTGACGAGGTGGCGGCAATCGGCATCACCAATCAGCGGGAGACGACGGTGATCTGGAACAAGGCGACCGGGCAGCCGATCCACAACGCCATCGTCTGGCAGTGTCGCCGAACGGCTGGGCGCTGTGACGAGCTCCGACTGGCTGGATGCGCGGACATGATCCGCGCCAAGACGGGATTGGTTCTCGACGCCTATTTTTCGGCAACCAAGGCCGAGTGGATGCTCAATGCGTCGCCTGAACTGCGCGAGCAGGCAGAACGTGGAGAGCTTCTGTTCGGAACGATCGACACTTGGCTGATCTGGAAGCTGACCGCAGGGAGACTCCACATCACCGATGTGACCAACGCCTCGCGCACGATGCTGTTCAACATCCATTCACTCGATTGGGATGATGAACTGCTCGCCCTCTTTGGCATTCCTCGTGCGATGTTGCCGGAAGTGCGCGGGTCGAGCGAAGTGTACGGCAAGACTTGTACCGGCGTGCTGGGCGTGGAAGTACCGATCGCGGGCATCGCAGGGGATCAGCAGGCCGCCTTGTTCGGACAGGGCTGTTTTACACAAGGCATGGCGAAAAACACATATGGCACCGGATGCTTTTTGCTGATGAATACCGGATCGAAGCCAACCGTGTCGCATCAAGGGCTGTTGACCACCATCGCTTGGAAGGTTGGAGATGATGTGCAGTACGCGCTGGAAGGCAGCGTTTTTATCGCTGGAGCTGGAGTCCAATGGCTTCGCGATGAACTGCGCATCGTAGAAGATGCTGCCGAATCGGAACAGCTGGCCATTTCGGTGCCTGATACGGGCGGTGTCTACATCGTGCCTGCTTTCACCGGGCTTGGCGCGCCATATTGGGATGCGTATGCGCGAGGTTCGATCTTCGGACTGACCCGCGATACGTCGCGAGCGCACATCGCACGGGCGATGCTGGAAGCGATCGCCTATCAAACCCGCGACGTGCTCGATGCGATGCAAGCGGATGCCGGCCTTGAGATCACACAGCTGCTCGTCGATGGTGGCGCGACGCAAAACAACTTCTTGATGCAGTTCCAAGCTGACCTGCTCGGTGCGAAGGTCGTGCGGCCCCAGCACCATGAGTCCACAGCCAGAGGTGCCGCTTTTTTGGCTGGGCTTGCGATCGGTTTTTGGGGAAGCATGGAAGACTTGCAGCGCATCGGTTGGGAAGAGACCGCATTTCTGCCGCAGATGGAGGCGGCGGAACGCGAGCTACGCTATGCGGGGTGGAAGCGGGCGGTCGAACGTACAGGGGGATGGATATCGCCCTAG
- a CDS encoding leucyl aminopeptidase family protein: protein MNFNLGTYQAGKTTILPVFIGQNVEKLGLKLSDYHGKKKDHVVWFDAEGTRFVVIGLGDVKKFDLNKFRDVVAFGARAARKEGVSDVTVLLPEGTSFSNEDLVHTVAEGYVMGEYQFNKYKANKEESTVKNITVASLDGDLTGLEGALNRGKIYGEGTVIARELNNEPTNKMRPFDLADYVVNLFKDSGATVELFKGAELEEKQYNGLIAVGRGSAHKPVMIKINFQNDTSKQATALVGKGLTFDVGGYSLKLSRDLSDMRMDMGGAAATVGAMYILTRLNAPVNVVGIIASAENLIDNNALLPGEIIEYRNGKSVSIGNTDAEGRLVLADALILSQEIGAERVIDIATLTGACMRALGSKMSGLFANDESVANAVKEAANYTGEKVWELPLFDEYEDLLYSPIADMANIGSGDLAGAITAALFLRNFVGENQKWAHVDMAGPMAVNRSHSYSNEGATGYGARLLADFAQR, encoded by the coding sequence ATGAATTTTAACCTCGGTACATATCAAGCGGGCAAGACGACGATCCTGCCTGTGTTTATCGGTCAAAATGTGGAGAAACTCGGCCTGAAGCTGAGCGATTATCATGGTAAGAAGAAGGATCATGTCGTATGGTTTGATGCGGAAGGCACTCGCTTTGTCGTCATCGGCCTCGGCGATGTGAAGAAGTTCGATCTGAACAAATTCCGTGACGTGGTAGCTTTTGGCGCGCGCGCAGCACGCAAAGAAGGCGTTTCTGACGTGACCGTCCTGCTTCCGGAAGGCACCTCTTTCTCCAATGAAGACCTCGTGCACACAGTAGCTGAAGGCTATGTGATGGGCGAGTACCAATTTAATAAATACAAGGCGAATAAAGAAGAAAGCACGGTGAAAAACATCACCGTCGCTTCCCTCGATGGCGACTTGACCGGTCTGGAAGGCGCGCTGAACCGCGGTAAAATCTACGGTGAAGGCACTGTGATCGCTCGCGAGCTGAACAATGAGCCGACCAACAAAATGCGTCCGTTCGATCTGGCAGACTACGTGGTAAATCTGTTCAAAGACTCGGGTGCTACAGTTGAGCTCTTCAAAGGCGCAGAGCTCGAAGAAAAGCAGTACAACGGCCTGATCGCAGTCGGTCGCGGTTCCGCGCACAAGCCGGTCATGATCAAGATCAACTTCCAAAACGACACCTCCAAACAAGCGACCGCACTGGTCGGCAAAGGTCTGACCTTTGACGTAGGCGGTTATTCCTTGAAGCTGTCCCGCGACCTGTCCGACATGCGGATGGACATGGGTGGTGCGGCCGCTACTGTCGGTGCAATGTACATCCTGACCCGTCTGAACGCTCCGGTCAATGTGGTCGGCATCATCGCTTCTGCAGAAAACTTGATCGACAACAACGCGCTGCTGCCGGGCGAGATCATCGAATACCGCAACGGTAAGTCCGTTTCGATCGGCAACACCGACGCGGAAGGCCGCCTCGTGCTGGCGGATGCGCTGATCCTCTCCCAAGAGATCGGTGCTGAGCGTGTCATCGACATTGCGACCCTGACTGGCGCTTGCATGCGTGCACTGGGTTCCAAAATGTCCGGCCTGTTCGCTAACGATGAAAGCGTTGCAAACGCGGTAAAAGAAGCGGCAAACTACACCGGTGAAAAAGTGTGGGAACTCCCGCTGTTCGACGAGTACGAAGATCTTCTGTACTCCCCGATCGCCGATATGGCGAACATCGGCTCCGGCGACCTGGCAGGCGCGATCACCGCGGCGCTGTTCCTGCGCAACTTTGTCGGCGAGAACCAAAAGTGGGCGCATGTCGATATGGCAGGCCCGATGGCTGTCAACCGTTCGCACTCGTACAGCAATGAAGGCGCAACCGGCTATGGTGCACGTTTGCTGGCCGATTTTGCACAGCGCTAA
- a CDS encoding S-layer homology domain-containing protein: MKKRLSLLLATTMITTLSSTSALATMPANNDTRTSGSILGAFQASLRFLDVHRDDWALRFITEASTKGIIRGDGSGQFHPSANVSHEEAIVMTVRAMGLTDNALALKEVPLALQDAAKVSTWARPFVALAIQNDLLDQDSLLAPQASADRKWVTELVVRAIGLQAEAEAHREDKLSFKDASAIKADAVGYIAVAVEKGILLGYPDKTFQPNKPVKRNEMAVILCHAENRFEYDEDLQVQTQGQLTGTIAMVTSEGLTFKSRTHQDLNLKFASTYYVFIDEKISSASQLQVGMNVRVFLNERGQIVFIQAKKQAPQHEQFESFAHGQVLAYTAPQANKKGKITVLLQSKTALKQASKKLTLDIATDAPVIMNGKTKTFADVKVGDKVGLTILNNTVVNIDVFPPLLKYPE; this comes from the coding sequence ATGAAAAAAAGACTCTCCCTTCTACTCGCCACAACGATGATCACAACACTCAGCAGCACATCTGCACTGGCAACGATGCCTGCAAACAATGACACCAGAACGAGCGGCTCGATCCTAGGCGCTTTCCAAGCAAGTCTGCGCTTCCTCGATGTACATCGAGATGATTGGGCGTTGCGCTTTATCACCGAAGCTAGTACCAAAGGTATCATCCGCGGCGACGGCTCTGGTCAATTCCATCCGAGCGCCAACGTCTCACACGAAGAAGCGATCGTCATGACCGTCCGCGCGATGGGATTGACCGACAATGCGCTCGCTCTAAAAGAAGTACCGCTCGCACTGCAAGACGCAGCAAAAGTTTCAACGTGGGCACGCCCGTTCGTCGCGCTTGCCATTCAAAACGACTTGCTTGATCAAGACAGCCTGCTCGCCCCACAGGCAAGCGCAGATCGCAAATGGGTGACCGAACTGGTCGTTCGCGCTATCGGACTACAAGCGGAAGCAGAAGCACATCGAGAAGACAAATTGTCCTTCAAAGACGCTTCTGCAATTAAAGCGGACGCGGTGGGATACATAGCGGTCGCTGTCGAAAAAGGTATCCTGCTCGGCTATCCGGACAAAACGTTCCAGCCGAACAAGCCGGTCAAACGCAACGAGATGGCCGTCATCCTCTGCCATGCAGAAAACCGCTTTGAATATGATGAGGACCTTCAAGTGCAGACCCAAGGTCAACTGACCGGCACGATCGCCATGGTCACATCTGAAGGCTTGACTTTTAAAAGCCGCACACATCAAGACCTCAACCTGAAGTTCGCCAGCACCTATTACGTGTTCATCGATGAAAAGATCTCCTCCGCCTCCCAACTGCAAGTTGGGATGAACGTGCGCGTCTTCCTGAATGAGCGGGGCCAAATCGTCTTTATCCAGGCGAAAAAGCAAGCACCGCAACATGAGCAGTTCGAATCGTTTGCACACGGGCAGGTGCTGGCCTACACAGCTCCGCAAGCGAACAAGAAAGGGAAGATCACCGTGTTGCTGCAATCGAAGACCGCCTTAAAACAGGCGAGTAAAAAACTGACGCTCGACATCGCAACAGATGCTCCGGTCATCATGAATGGCAAAACGAAAACGTTTGCCGATGTCAAAGTCGGTGACAAAGTAGGACTCACGATTCTCAACAACACGGTCGTCAATATTGACGTCTTCCCACCTCTGCTCAAATACCCTGAGTAA